DNA from Flavobacteriales bacterium:
TGCCCTGCAGCGCGACATCCCCGTGATGGACGTGTGCGCGCAGGTGCGCAGCCACATGCCGCACCCCATGCGGCTGCAGCTCATGCACTACCTCATCGGCCTGGCCCATGCCGATGGCGCGGTGGACCACGCGGAGCTCGCGCTGCTGCGGCGCATGGCCCACGGTCTGGGCATCAGCGACAAGGACCTGGGCTCGCTCAGCGCCATGTTCCGCACCGCCGACCCCGGCGCCGCCTACCAGGTGCTGGAGGTGCCGCGCACCGCCACCGACGAGGAGGTGAAGAAGGCCTATCGCCGCATGGCCATGAAGTACCACCCGGACAAGGTGGCCCAGCTGGGCGAGGAGGTGCAGAAGGCCGCGCACGAGAAGTTCAAGAAGGTGCAGGAGGCTTACGAGGCCATCCAGAAGGAGCGCGGCATGAAATGAGCGCTTCACGCGCCGTTCACGCAGGGCCGCGCGCCGGCACCTAGCTTTGGCGCCGCATCCAGCGCAACCCGGCGGGGCCTTACGCCAACATGAACATCGTGGTGCTGTCGCGCGACAGCAAGCTCTACTCCACCAAGCGGCTGGTGGAGGCCTGCGAACGCCGCGGGCACACCGCGCGCGTGGTCAACCACGTGAAGTGCGACATCCTCATCCAGCAGCAGGACCCGCAGGTGCTCTACAACGGGCAGCCGCTCACCGGCGTGGATGCCATCATCCCGCGCATCGGCGCCAGCGTCACCTTCTACGGCACCGCCGTGGTGCGCCAGTTCGAGATGATGAAGGTGTTCACCACCGCCGAGAGCCAGGCCTTGGTGCGCAGCCGCGACAAGCTGCGCAGCCTGCAGATCCTCACGCGCAGCGGCGTGGGCATCCCCAAGACGGTGTTCACCAATTACAGCAAGGACGTGGGGAGCATCGTGGATAGCGTGGGCGGCGCCCCCTGCATCATCAAGCTGCTCGAGGGCACGCAGGGCCTGGGCGTGGTGCTGGCCGAGACCAAGAAGGCCGCCATGGCGGTGTGCGAATCGTTCAACAGCCTCAAGGCGCGCGTCATCGTGCAGGAGTTCATCAAGGAGAGCCGCGGGGTCGACATCAGGGCCTTCGTGGTGGACGGCCGCGTGGTGGGCGCCATGAAGCGCACCGGCAAGGAGGGCGAGTTCCGCAGCAACCTGCACCGCGGCGGCACCGCCGAGCTGATCGAGCTCACGCACGAGGAGGAGGTCACCGCCATCAAGGCCGCCAAGGCCCTGGGCCTGCACGTGGCCGGGGTGGACCTGCTGCAGAGCGAGCGCGGCCCGCTGGTGATCGAGGTGAACAGTTCGCCCGGCCTGGAGGGCATCGAGAAGGCCACCGGCCACGACATCGCCGGCGAGATCGTGCGCTTCATCGAGCGCAACGTGTAGAAGCCACCGCTGAGCGGTCCTTGGCGGCGAGCCGGAGGGATCTTGCAGCCAGCCCTGGCGCGAAGGCTTTGCGGATCTGGACGCGCGGAGTGCGGCGCAACGAGGGATGGCTGCAACAGGCCTGAAGGATCTTTCCGGATGGCGAGCAGTGCCCTCAGCCGCGGCCCAGCCCGGCCAGGAAGTCCAGGCAGAGCGCATTGAAGCGGTCGGCGCGCTCGATGGTCACCACATGGCCGCAGCGCGCCACCACCTCCAGCCGCACGGCCGGGTGGCGCCGGGCATAGGCGTGCGCCTCCTGCACGAAGAGGTGGTCCTGCGCGCCCATCACCACCAGGTGCGGGATATCCGAGGCCTGCGCGAAGAGGTGCTTCAAGGTGGCATTCAGGCCGCGGTACATCGCCGTCCACTTGCGGAACTCGGCATCGCTGAGGAAGCGCGACTCGCGGATGAAGACCTTGCGCGAGGCCTCGTGGTTGCGGCGCGGCATCATCACGCGCGCGCTGAGCCGGTAGAACGCCGGGTAGCCGATCACCTTCGCCAGGGCCAGGCTCGCGGTGGCCAGCAGCTTCAGGCGCTTGCTGAGCCGCAGGATGGCGCCGCCGTTCACCAGCGAGGCCACGCGTGCAGGCTGCTGCTCGCGCATGGTGAGGGCGATCACCGTGCCCAGCGACACGCCCACCAGGTGCACCCGGCTGATGCCCACATGGTCCACCACGGCCCAGATGCGTTGGGCGATGCGGTCGAAGGTGTAGTGGGGCTCGGTGTTGCTGCGGCCCGCCATCTGCCCGTGGCCCGGCAGGTCAACCAGCAGCAGGTTGTGGTGCTGGCCGAGCACGGGCACCTGCCGCTTCCAGGTCACGGTGCTGCCCCCCGCGCCATGGATCAGCACCAGCCATTCGCCGCCGCTGCGGGTGCGATGCACCTCATGGTGGAGCAGGTCACCGGCGTGCGCGGTCATGCCCAAAGGAACCGACTTCGGCGGGGATGGTTCGCTTACCCGGTGCAGCGGGCCATCACGGGGCTGCGAGCCCGAACTCGCGCGCCGCGATCCAGGTGCTGTGCACGCCCATGTCCTGCGTGGGCCAGCCTTTGCCGCCGCCCTGATTGGGCGCCGTGCCGGGCTGCACGGGCAGGCGGTGCCCCATGCCCTGGAAGCGGTAGAAGGCCAGCACGGGCGCGCCTTGCGCATCGTGGTACTCCAGGCGGGTGACGTCCTTGGCGCCGGCGAAGGCGGAATCCACGCGGTCGGCGATGGAGTCGGTGCCGGCCACGGCGGTCCATTGGGCCACCAGGGCCAGGCCGAGGCCGAACTCGGTCACCGCATCGTGCGTGCCGTGCATCACCGTGAGGCGCGGGTAGCGGGCCACGGCATCGGGGCGGGCCTGGCGCACGCGCCGCGCCCATTCCTCCGGGGTGCACGAGGCGGGGTCGGCCAGCGGCCGCCGGGCGCTGCCCTCCTTGCGGGCCGCAGCGTAGGGCACGCCGCCCAGGATGGCCGCCTGGCCGAAGAGCTCCGGATGGCAGGCCATGAGCGCCGCCGCCAGGGCGCCGCCGGCCGAGACGCCGTAGAGGTGCACCCGCTCGGGTGCGATGCGCAGGCTGTCCTGCGCCTTGCGCACCATGCTGGCGATGGAGCCCGTTTCACCGCTGCCCGGCTCGATGTCGGCCCGGTTGAACCAGTTGAAGCAGAGCGTGGGGTTGTTGTGGAAGCGCTGCTGCGGCATCAGCAGCCAGAAACCGCCGCGGTCGGCCAGTTCATCCCATCCGCTCAGCCGCACGATGTCCTGCGCATCCTGGCCGCAGCCATGCAGCACCACCACCATGGCGCGCGGCGCGCCGGGCACCTCATGCGCCGGGGCGCGGAGGAACATGCGCAGGTCGCCGGGGTCGTCGCCGAAGGCGGTGACCTCGGCCAGGCGGGATTGGGCGGCGGCCGGTGCGGTGTAGGCGAGCGCCAGCAGGGCGGCGGTCAGCGTGCGGAGCATGGGAAGTCGGGTTTGCGCGGCAGCCGTTGCAGCCATCGTGCCAGATCGGAGCGGGCGGCGCCGGGCGGTGGGCTGGCCACGGCGGCCGGGGTGCGCGGGAAGCGGTGCCATGGCCTAGGGAGCCTGCCTTTTCACGGCCAGCTGCCGCATGAGCGCGGCGTAGGCCAGCACCGCGGCCGGGGCTGCGAGCGCGAGCCAGAGCCCGGCCGTGCGCAGCAGCAAGGGGAGGCCCACGGTGAGGGAGATGGCGAAGGCGGTGAGGTAGGCCACCGGCTTGTGCGGCTGGCGCCGGTAATCCACGAAGAGCAGCACGAGCGGGATGCAGCCGATGCCTCCGCCAAGGACGAGGAAGAACCCGAGCGCTGCGGCCACGGACAGCATCGGCGCTTACTTCAGCAGGTGCTCGCGGATGAAGGCCACCGTGGCGTAGAACTGGAAATCGGTGTTGCCCTTCTTGCGGAAGCCGTGGCCCTCGTCGCTGGCCATCAGGAACCACACCTGCCCGCCATGCGCCTGGATGCGGTCCTTCATCTGGATGGCCTCGCTGGCCGGCACGCGCGGGTCGTTGGCGCCCTGCACGATGAAAAGCGGCTTGGTGATGCGTTCGGTGTGGTTGAGCGGCGAGATGGACTCGAGGAAGTCGGCCATCTTCGGGTCGCGCTCGTCGCCGTACTCCACGCGGCGCAGGTCGCGGCGGTAGTCCTCGGTGTTCTTCAGGAAGGTGTTGAAGTTGCTGATGCCCACCACATCGATGGCGCAGCGGATGCGGTCGGCGTAGTGCACGCTCACGGCCAGGGTCATGTAGCCGCCATAGCTGCCGCCGGTCACCATCACGCGGTCCTTGTCCAGGTCGGGCTGCGCCGCGATCCAGTCGAGCAGCGCGCCGATGTCCTTCACGCTCTCCTCGCGCTTGGTGCCGTTGTCGAGGTCGAGGAAGGTCTTGCCATAACCGCTGCTGCCGCGCACGTTGGGGTAGAGGATGGCCACGCCCAGCTCGTTGAGGTAGTAGTTGCTGCGCCCTTGGAAGCCGGGGCGCGACTGCCCCTCCGGCCCGCCGTGGATGTTGATGATCACCGGCCGCTTGCCGGTGAAGCGCGCATGGGGCCGGTAGAGGAAGCCGCTGATCATGCGGCCATCGAACGACTTCCACCGCACCAGCTCGGGGGCGCGAAGGCCGCTGAGGTCCATGCCGCCGAGCTCGCTCTCCGTCCAGCGCACCAGCTGCTGGCTGGCGAGGTCGTATGCGTACACATCGCTCGTGCTGGCGTAGGTGTTGAGCGTGAGGCCGAGCGTGCGTCCGTCGCGCGTCCAGGCCAGCCCGCCGATGAGGCCCACGGGCATGCCCGGCACTTCGGCATAGGCGAAGGTGCGGCCGTCCATGAGGTAGAGCTTCGAGAGGCCGTCCTCGTTGGTGGTGAAGGCCAGCTGGCTGCGGTCGTGCGTGAGCTCCACGCCGGCCACGTCCCACGGGATCCCGTCGGTGAGCGGCCGCAGCTTCCGCGTCTTCAGGTCGTACACGCAAAGCCGGTTGAACTCGCTGTCCTTGTTGCTGGTGAGCAGGATGCCCGCGCCATCGGCGGTGTAGGCGATGGGCCGGTAGGTGGTGCGCTCATCCTTCAGCGGCAGCAGCCGGGTGCGGGCGCCGGTGGCCAGGTCCACGGTATGGATGCGGCTCTCGTTCACCGAGATGCTCTCCACGATGAGCAGCTGCCGGTCGTCGGGGCTCCAGTCGGCCACGCCCCAGCCGCCGCCGCTGTTCTCGGCCGCCACGCGGTCGGTGGTGGGGTCGAGCGGGTCCATCACGCGGATGTCGCGGTCCTTGCCGTTGCGCATGGTGCTGCCGTAGGCGATGCGCCTGCCGTCGCGGCTCCAGGTGCCGCCGCCGTTCTGCGAGCGCTTCCCATCGGTGAGGAGCGTTGCGGCGCCGCTGGCATCCATGCGGTAGAGCTGGCTGAATTCGTTGCCGCCCTGGTCCTTGGTGAAGAGGAAATAGCGGCCTTCGTTGGGCTCGTAGCTGGCGCCGCCCACGGCATCGTCGAAGAAGGTGATCTGCGTGCGCGCACCGCCGGGGAACTTCACCCGGTGCAGCTGGCTGGTGTTGCCGAAGCGGGTGCTGATGAGCATCTCCTGGCGCAGCGGGTGCCAGGCGGCGAGCGAGGCGCCGCGCGATTCGGTGTAGGCCCGCACCTCGCCGATCAGGCTGGCCGGGAGCGGCGGGATGCCCTCGGTGGTGAGGTTCTCCGCGACGGGGATGACGGCTTGCTGGGCGCGGCCCGCGGTGGACGCGGCGGCGAGGAGGAGGAACAGGAGCTTGGTGCGCATGGCGCGGGCAAGGTAGCCTGCACTGCGGAAGCGGCCCAAGGGCTCAGCCCAGCAGGTTGCGGCCCGCCACGTCCACCAGGAAGCGGCCGCGGAGCAGCTTGCGGCCCAGGAGCACCTGGTACTTCATGTCGCTGCGGTCGAAGAGCGTGAACTGCGTGCGCACGGTGTGGGCGCCAAGGCGCACCCGCGTGGCGATGAGGTAGCGCCGGCTCGACTCGCCGTTGCTGCTCTTCACCGTCACCCGCTGGAAGCTGCGGAACACCTTGGTGGTGCGGTGCCCGCCCATCCGGAAGGTGACCACAAGCTCCTTGCCGCGGGCTCCCTGCCGCGTGCGCAGCCGCTGGTAGTGCAGCGCGCTCCGGTAGGCGCCGGTATCGATCTTGGCCGCCACCCGGGCGATGCCCAGGCCCGGCAGGGCGATGTGCTCCAGCCGTCCGATGGTGGTCTTGCGTGGCGCCCGTGCCATGCCGCAAAGTAGGCGCGCCGCAGCGCCGCGCCGGGCTCCCCGGCTTCAGGCTTTTTAACAGGGCATGGTTTTCGTCAGTGCGCCGGTCGGGCGCGCATCGCCACCTTTGCACCACTGCCATGAACCGCCGAACCACCTCCGCCATGAGCCACCTCTTCGCCTCCCTCGCCACCGCCACCTTCCTCATCGCCTTGACGCTGTCGCCGATGGCGGCGCTCGCCCAGGGCACGGTGAAGGGCTATGGCGCCACCATCACCGCCGATGGCGCCATGAGCACCGCCGACTTCGCCAAGGCCATGAGCGCCTCGGACAGCATGGCCGTGAAGCTCGAGTGCGAGATCATCACCAGCTGCACCAAGAAGGGCTGCTGGATGACCGTGCAGATGCCCGAGGGCCAGCAGATGATGGTGCGCTTCAAGGACTACGGCTTCTTCGTGCCCACCAAGGGGCTCGAGGGCAAGCGTGCCGTGCTGCAGGGCTATGCCACCAAGGAGACGGTGGACGTGGCCACGTTGCGCCACTACGCCGAGGATGCCGGCAAGAGCAAGGAGGAGATCGAGAAGATCACCGAGGCCGAGCACAACCTGATGTTCCTGGCCGACGGGGTGCTGATCACCTACTGAACCCAGCGTGCCGCGCATCATGCACTGGCCAAGGCCCGGGCTCAAGCTCCGGGCCTTGTCGTTGCTGCTGATCGGCACCAGCGTCCATGCGCAGACCCGGCACGACCTTCGCTGGGGCCGCGAGGCGATGATCGTGGGCGTCGG
Protein-coding regions in this window:
- a CDS encoding DUF4920 domain-containing protein, which encodes MNRRTTSAMSHLFASLATATFLIALTLSPMAALAQGTVKGYGATITADGAMSTADFAKAMSASDSMAVKLECEIITSCTKKGCWMTVQMPEGQQMMVRFKDYGFFVPTKGLEGKRAVLQGYATKETVDVATLRHYAEDAGKSKEEIEKITEAEHNLMFLADGVLITY
- a CDS encoding RimK/LysX family protein, which codes for MARAPRKTTIGRLEHIALPGLGIARVAAKIDTGAYRSALHYQRLRTRQGARGKELVVTFRMGGHRTTKVFRSFQRVTVKSSNGESSRRYLIATRVRLGAHTVRTQFTLFDRSDMKYQVLLGRKLLRGRFLVDVAGRNLLG
- the rimK gene encoding 30S ribosomal protein S6--L-glutamate ligase, with product MNIVVLSRDSKLYSTKRLVEACERRGHTARVVNHVKCDILIQQQDPQVLYNGQPLTGVDAIIPRIGASVTFYGTAVVRQFEMMKVFTTAESQALVRSRDKLRSLQILTRSGVGIPKTVFTNYSKDVGSIVDSVGGAPCIIKLLEGTQGLGVVLAETKKAAMAVCESFNSLKARVIVQEFIKESRGVDIRAFVVDGRVVGAMKRTGKEGEFRSNLHRGGTAELIELTHEEEVTAIKAAKALGLHVAGVDLLQSERGPLVIEVNSSPGLEGIEKATGHDIAGEIVRFIERNV
- a CDS encoding TerB family tellurite resistance protein, whose amino-acid sequence is MAFSKWIGGGLGWAFGGPIGGILGFAIGAMMDHMSGPPVEEARRVGPGPQGTTPGDLAMSLVVLTAALMKADGRVTQRELDHVRRFFVQQFGQRQAGELLILLRDALQRDIPVMDVCAQVRSHMPHPMRLQLMHYLIGLAHADGAVDHAELALLRRMAHGLGISDKDLGSLSAMFRTADPGAAYQVLEVPRTATDEEVKKAYRRMAMKYHPDKVAQLGEEVQKAAHEKFKKVQEAYEAIQKERGMK
- a CDS encoding alpha/beta fold hydrolase, producing the protein MTAHAGDLLHHEVHRTRSGGEWLVLIHGAGGSTVTWKRQVPVLGQHHNLLLVDLPGHGQMAGRSNTEPHYTFDRIAQRIWAVVDHVGISRVHLVGVSLGTVIALTMREQQPARVASLVNGGAILRLSKRLKLLATASLALAKVIGYPAFYRLSARVMMPRRNHEASRKVFIRESRFLSDAEFRKWTAMYRGLNATLKHLFAQASDIPHLVVMGAQDHLFVQEAHAYARRHPAVRLEVVARCGHVVTIERADRFNALCLDFLAGLGRG
- a CDS encoding S9 family peptidase, with amino-acid sequence MRTKLLFLLLAAASTAGRAQQAVIPVAENLTTEGIPPLPASLIGEVRAYTESRGASLAAWHPLRQEMLISTRFGNTSQLHRVKFPGGARTQITFFDDAVGGASYEPNEGRYFLFTKDQGGNEFSQLYRMDASGAATLLTDGKRSQNGGGTWSRDGRRIAYGSTMRNGKDRDIRVMDPLDPTTDRVAAENSGGGWGVADWSPDDRQLLIVESISVNESRIHTVDLATGARTRLLPLKDERTTYRPIAYTADGAGILLTSNKDSEFNRLCVYDLKTRKLRPLTDGIPWDVAGVELTHDRSQLAFTTNEDGLSKLYLMDGRTFAYAEVPGMPVGLIGGLAWTRDGRTLGLTLNTYASTSDVYAYDLASQQLVRWTESELGGMDLSGLRAPELVRWKSFDGRMISGFLYRPHARFTGKRPVIINIHGGPEGQSRPGFQGRSNYYLNELGVAILYPNVRGSSGYGKTFLDLDNGTKREESVKDIGALLDWIAAQPDLDKDRVMVTGGSYGGYMTLAVSVHYADRIRCAIDVVGISNFNTFLKNTEDYRRDLRRVEYGDERDPKMADFLESISPLNHTERITKPLFIVQGANDPRVPASEAIQMKDRIQAHGGQVWFLMASDEGHGFRKKGNTDFQFYATVAFIREHLLK
- a CDS encoding PHB depolymerase family esterase, with translation MLRTLTAALLALAYTAPAAAQSRLAEVTAFGDDPGDLRMFLRAPAHEVPGAPRAMVVVLHGCGQDAQDIVRLSGWDELADRGGFWLLMPQQRFHNNPTLCFNWFNRADIEPGSGETGSIASMVRKAQDSLRIAPERVHLYGVSAGGALAAALMACHPELFGQAAILGGVPYAAARKEGSARRPLADPASCTPEEWARRVRQARPDAVARYPRLTVMHGTHDAVTEFGLGLALVAQWTAVAGTDSIADRVDSAFAGAKDVTRLEYHDAQGAPVLAFYRFQGMGHRLPVQPGTAPNQGGGKGWPTQDMGVHSTWIAAREFGLAAP